In Bacteroidota bacterium, one DNA window encodes the following:
- the fbp gene encoding class 1 fructose-bisphosphatase, translating into MSKVKTLGQFIIEKQADFPYSKGELSRLLRDIGIAAKIVHREVNKAGLADILGEVGETNVQGENVKKLDVFANEQFIAALTVGGECCAIASEENEDIIQIDNHQSKNAKYIVAMDPLDGSSNIDVNVSVGTIFSIYRRTSLSGPGVLEDFLQQGTEQVAAGYIIYGSSTMLVYTTGKGVNGFTLDPSIGEFCLSHPNMQTPKNGKIYSINEGNYIHFPDGVKKYIKYCQEEDKKTSRPYSSRYIGSAVADIHRNLIYGGIFIYPTTSSSPKGKLRLLYECNPLAFILEQAGGKATDGFTRVLEVMPKSLHQRNPLFIGSAEMVEKAEEFMMKYSTTEVNN; encoded by the coding sequence ATGAGTAAAGTAAAAACATTGGGTCAATTTATTATTGAAAAACAAGCTGATTTCCCATATTCAAAAGGAGAGCTTTCTCGTTTATTAAGAGATATTGGCATAGCCGCAAAAATTGTACACAGAGAAGTAAACAAAGCCGGTTTGGCTGACATATTAGGAGAGGTTGGAGAAACCAATGTACAAGGCGAAAATGTAAAAAAACTAGATGTTTTTGCAAATGAACAGTTTATTGCAGCCCTTACCGTTGGTGGCGAGTGTTGTGCTATTGCATCAGAAGAAAACGAGGACATTATACAAATAGACAATCATCAATCAAAAAATGCTAAATATATTGTAGCAATGGACCCATTGGATGGGTCGTCCAATATTGATGTAAATGTTTCTGTAGGCACAATTTTTTCGATATACAGACGCACATCTCTTTCCGGACCGGGAGTTTTAGAAGATTTTTTACAACAAGGCACGGAACAAGTTGCTGCAGGATATATTATTTACGGGTCCTCTACAATGCTTGTTTATACCACAGGGAAAGGCGTTAATGGCTTTACACTAGATCCATCAATTGGGGAGTTTTGTTTATCTCACCCAAATATGCAAACTCCTAAAAACGGGAAAATATATTCTATTAACGAAGGTAATTACATACATTTTCCGGACGGAGTAAAAAAATACATCAAATACTGTCAAGAAGAGGACAAAAAAACAAGTCGCCCCTACTCTAGCCGCTACATAGGCTCCGCGGTAGCTGATATTCACAGAAACTTAATTTATGGCGGAATATTCATTTATCCAACTACCTCATCATCGCCCAAAGGCAAGCTGCGCTTATTATACGAATGCAATCCACTAGCTTTTATACTAGAACAAGCCGGAGGAAAAGCAACGGATGGATTTACAAGAGTACTTGAAGTAATGCCAAAATCGCTGCATCAACGAAATCCATTATTTATAGGCAGTGCAGAAATGGTAGAAAAAGCAGAAGAGTTTATGATGAAATATTCTACCACAGAAGTAAATAATTAA